The DNA window CAGCCGGCTAGGGAGCAACAGCAGGCGGCGTCGGCAGCTCCACACACTCCGCAAACCCCGAGTCAGCCAGGACCCCCTTCAACGCCAGGGACTGCTGGCGACAAGGGGCAGAGCCAAAATTCTGGACAGAGTCAACAGCATATTGAATGTGTGGTTTGCGGAGACAAATCCAGCGGCAAGCACTACGGTCAGTTCACCTGCGAGGGATGCAAAAGTTTCTTCAAGAGGAGTGTCCGGAGGAACTTAACGTATACATGTCGTGCCAACAGGAACTGTCCCATCGATCAGCACCATCGTAATCAGTGCCAGTACTGCCGACTgaagaaatgtttaaaagtgGGCATGCGGCGGGAaggtgaatatatttttttaatgcaatctCTACACATCCGCAACTCCCGCAGGCAAACCGGCGCGTTATTTACCATGAaggtcatttatatttttgcccAAAGACATTCATGTGCGCgattatgtgtatgtttgtgtgcgtaggCTGTGCACAAAGGAAACGCGCATGTATTCTTGTGTGTTGTAAAAATTCATCGCTTCGTAGGTCTAGTGAGTGCTGTGACAAAGCGGTACCCTATTTCTCTGTTTATCCTTTTTAGTAAAAACCAGATCGCCGTGTCTTGCTCTTTTTCTGCAAGCGCAACGTAGGCTAtatgattttcttttaaaaaaaaataatttagtatTTAAATGTCTTCTTAGTCATTGCCtcagtgcgtttgtgtgtgtgcgtatgtgtgagagtgtgtgtgtgtgtgtgtgtgtgtgcggacgtATGTACGCATACAAAAGTAGCATTTTGCACATGCTTGTGCATACGCACTTGCTGTTATTGCCGACTTTTTGCATATGTCAGGTCGCTTATGTAGTGTCACAAGTGTAATGTACGTTATTTTAGACAAGTGTTCTGCTCTACAGAACTTTAGTGGGATTTGTTTAGCATTTTAGTGTGTTTCTGTAAAGGCCATGCCATCCCATCCTCGCCAGTACAGTTTTTACTATAGTGGAAAATAGTAATAGCTTAAAATGGCAACTGCCGTGTGAGTTCaggatattttattgtattctgtaaaacaaatattCCTTTAAAATACAGCGCACGCGTGAGGCGTACCGACTGTATATTTAAAGCCTCCATTTATGATGCAAAACATAAATGTTGTCTTTATATCACTAATTGTGTGTCCTCGTTGATGGTAGCCACAGCATATTTTAATCCCTATTACCCGTAGCTGTTTTGCTCGGGTtataataacaaaacataaacgTGTTGACTCAGTTTGTcaatattatgttttgttttttgtaggCGAATTAGAAGAACAACCGTCGGAACTGCAAAGACGATTGTGTTTTGCATTCAGGTAGTTAGTGAATCGTGTGTTTAGGCACTGCAAGGGTGTATGGAGAGTGTATATTTAAATGGGATCACTCCACTAATATCGAGTATCATAGCATGAGTTGTTTTAACGTTGCTCTTGCAGTGATTTATCTCGGATGTGTCTGAGTGCACTTATTACGAAGcaaacacgtgtgtgtgtgtgcgcgcgcgcgtgtgtgtgtgtgtgtgtgtgtatgtgtgtgtgttattcatGTATGCATACAAATATATAGATAAACACTGAATCAGTGAGACGCCAGACTGATGTAGTGGGAACTTCAAATAGAATTTATAACAAAAGCTGGCGGTTGGAATTCATTGCACATGGTCTTTTTTCAGAATGGCGTacccacatgcaaacacacgcatattCACGGCAGATAACATTATTTCCATtacaaattaatacattttattactgtttaaaGGGAGAATCGTGGAGTGACAGCAAATACGCACACGCTATGTCAGTTCAGGAATTTCTGTGGAATATACAGcctgcacagaaactcaaatgtTTATCAGCTCTGGATGCAcatttcctctccttctctttctttttgtcaGCGGTTCAGCGAGGAAGAATGCCTCCAACCCAGCCGAACCCAGGCCAGTACGCACTGACGAACGGGGACCCTCTGAACGGTCATTGTTATCTCTCCGGATACATCTCGTTGTTACTCCGGGCCGAGCCTTACCCGACCTCCAGATACGGGAGCCAGTGCATGCAGCCCAACAACATAATGGGCATCGAGAACATTTGTGAACTGGCTGCTCGCTTGCTCTTCAGCGCCGTGGAATGGGCAAGGAACATCCCTTTCTTCCCCGACCTCCAGATCACAGACCAGGTGTCACTTCTCAGGCTGACGTGGAGCGAGTTGTTTGTGCTTAACGCGGCTCAGTGCTCCATGCCCTTGCACGTGGCCCCTCTGCTCGCCGCGGCTGGCCTCCACGCCTCTCCAATGTCCGCGGACCGGGTCGTGGCTTTCATGGATCACATTCGTATCTTCCAGGAACAGGTCGAGAAGCTCAAAGCCCTTCACGTCGATTCGGCAGAGTACAGCTGCATCAAAGCAATAGTCCTCTTTACGTCAGGTAAGCGTTAACCGAGCCTATGCGAGGCCTTCTTGCAGGGGTCTGAACGAGAAAAGAGTAGTAGAAGTAGACCCAGTGGTAAATTCTTTCTGAATTCCGTCCCGTGTTCAGTTCCACTTTTAAAGCAgtttatgtaatatgtaaacGGCGTTGTGTGCCCCGACATAGATGGGGCCCAACACTTTCAGAGATGACCACAAAGCCCACGATGACTGCGTGCAGAGTTGTTTTCAGAACTGTGGtcacagaaaaaacatttttttttcgtATACAGTCGTATAACTACAATGTAGTTCTCAATGTCATCTAAGTGTTTTAATAAGAGCGTAGAGCACGACAAAACGGCAATAGAAGTGTAGCACAGACCGTGGGAAATTTAGGGAAGTATTGCCTGTATGATGATTTACGCAACACGTGTCTCGTCGAATTAATTAATAAGCTGACGgacatgaaacaaaatgtatggaCCCCTTGTCCGAGCGAGAAAGATCTCTATAATGTGAAAATTCCCGCTCACGTTCCACTATGTATGCGGTGGTGCCTTTCGCCTACCGCGAGTgttaatatgtattttgaattagGCATTCTATACCATCCTAACAATGCAGTCACGGTTTATATTACGTTGAAAAAAATATCCCATGGGATTTTgtggggaaaatattttattttatatatatatatatatatggggaTGTAATGGTCATTTGCCAAATATGACTATTTTGTAATTGTGTAAACACGTCGGCCTATATAAAATACTTATGTTACTGGGTAcgtattaaatataaaaactgtaCATTTCTCTCTTAAACACATCGTTACTTGGCATAGATGTCGTtccataaataaacacagcatTGCATGAACTACATATTAGAGCTTTTGACAAATCACATAGACGCGCAGGGATCGCGCGAGGCCTTGCAGAGGCCCCGAAGAGCCTTAATCTGTGATCCCAGCAAGCTGCTCAACAATTT is part of the Anguilla anguilla isolate fAngAng1 chromosome 10, fAngAng1.pri, whole genome shotgun sequence genome and encodes:
- the nr2f1a gene encoding nuclear receptor subfamily 2 group F member 1-A isoform X3; the protein is MCGLRRQIQRQALRNCPIDQHHRNQCQYCRLKKCLKVGMRREAVQRGRMPPTQPNPGQYALTNGDPLNGHCYLSGYISLLLRAEPYPTSRYGSQCMQPNNIMGIENICELAARLLFSAVEWARNIPFFPDLQITDQVSLLRLTWSELFVLNAAQCSMPLHVAPLLAAAGLHASPMSADRVVAFMDHIRIFQEQVEKLKALHVDSAEYSCIKAIVLFTSDACGLSDAAHIESLQEKSQCALEEYVRSQYPNQPSRFGKLLLRLPSLRTVSSSVIEQLFFVRLVGKTPIETLIRDMLLSGSSFNWPYMSIQ
- the nr2f1a gene encoding nuclear receptor subfamily 2 group F member 1-A isoform X1: MAMVVSVWRDPQEDVAGGTPSGPNPAAQPAREQQQAASAAPHTPQTPSQPGPPSTPGTAGDKGQSQNSGQSQQHIECVVCGDKSSGKHYGQFTCEGCKSFFKRSVRRNLTYTCRANRNCPIDQHHRNQCQYCRLKKCLKVGMRREAVQRGRMPPTQPNPGQYALTNGDPLNGHCYLSGYISLLLRAEPYPTSRYGSQCMQPNNIMGIENICELAARLLFSAVEWARNIPFFPDLQITDQVSLLRLTWSELFVLNAAQCSMPLHVAPLLAAAGLHASPMSADRVVAFMDHIRIFQEQVEKLKALHVDSAEYSCIKAIVLFTSDACGLSDAAHIESLQEKSQCALEEYVRSQYPNQPSRFGKLLLRLPSLRTVSSSVIEQLFFVRLVGKTPIETLIRDMLLSGSSFNWPYMSIQ
- the nr2f1a gene encoding nuclear receptor subfamily 2 group F member 1-A isoform X4 — protein: MCGLRRQIQRQALRNCPIDQHHRNQCQYCRLKKCLKVGMRREVQRGRMPPTQPNPGQYALTNGDPLNGHCYLSGYISLLLRAEPYPTSRYGSQCMQPNNIMGIENICELAARLLFSAVEWARNIPFFPDLQITDQVSLLRLTWSELFVLNAAQCSMPLHVAPLLAAAGLHASPMSADRVVAFMDHIRIFQEQVEKLKALHVDSAEYSCIKAIVLFTSDACGLSDAAHIESLQEKSQCALEEYVRSQYPNQPSRFGKLLLRLPSLRTVSSSVIEQLFFVRLVGKTPIETLIRDMLLSGSSFNWPYMSIQ
- the nr2f1a gene encoding nuclear receptor subfamily 2 group F member 1-A isoform X2, which translates into the protein MAMVVSVWRDPQEDVAGGTPSGPNPAAQPAREQQQAASAAPHTPQTPSQPGPPSTPGTAGDKGQSQNSGQSQQHIECVVCGDKSSGKHYGQFTCEGCKSFFKRSVRRNLTYTCRANRNCPIDQHHRNQCQYCRLKKCLKVGMRREVQRGRMPPTQPNPGQYALTNGDPLNGHCYLSGYISLLLRAEPYPTSRYGSQCMQPNNIMGIENICELAARLLFSAVEWARNIPFFPDLQITDQVSLLRLTWSELFVLNAAQCSMPLHVAPLLAAAGLHASPMSADRVVAFMDHIRIFQEQVEKLKALHVDSAEYSCIKAIVLFTSDACGLSDAAHIESLQEKSQCALEEYVRSQYPNQPSRFGKLLLRLPSLRTVSSSVIEQLFFVRLVGKTPIETLIRDMLLSGSSFNWPYMSIQ